One window of the Zea mays cultivar B73 chromosome 3, Zm-B73-REFERENCE-NAM-5.0, whole genome shotgun sequence genome contains the following:
- the LOC103651490 gene encoding DEAD-box ATP-dependent RNA helicase 25, whose protein sequence is MASGDLLLRAHAGAPVLARAFSCRLLVPARRRSGLISPLAASKVGIADVVGRVRSGGADQKRRRRDAKEGFGFSGVATRRELIDDEKVEQDEEDEALKLGVEKNGGETGGVDGSYLSETRFDQCAISPLSMKAVKDAGYERMTEVQEATLPIILQGKDVLAKAKTGTGKTVAFLLPAIEVLSTLPHQRGQLRPPINLLVMCPTRELANQVAVEARKLLRYHRTLGVQVVIGGTRLTQEQRSMQANPCQILVATPGRLKDHLENTPGFSTRLKGVKVLVLDEADRLLDMGFRRDIEKIIASIPRERQTLLFSATVPEEVRQISHVAMKKDYRFINTVKEGDEETHAQVSQMYMVAPLDLHFSILYDVLKKHVAEDADYKVIIFCTTAMVTKLVAEVLSQLKLNIREIHSRKSQSARTKVSDEFRKSKGLILVSSDVSARGVDYPDVTLVIQVGVPADREQYIHRLGRTGRKGKEGQGLLLLAPWEKYFLGAVKDLSIAESAVPPVDSSVETEVRNAVRKVEMKSKECAYQAWLGYYNSNKTIGRDKSRLVHLAEEFSQSMGLAVPPAIPRNILRKMGLNNVPGLRSS, encoded by the exons ATGGCCAGCGGCGACCTTCTCCTCCGCGCCCACGCCGGCGCCCCGGTCCTAGCGAGGGCCTTCTCCTGCCGCCTCCTAGTCCCGGCGAGGCGCCGCAGCGGACTAATCTCACCTCTGGCCGCTTCCAAGGTCGGCATCGCCGACGTCGTTGGGCGGGTCAGGTCGGGCGGCGCCGACCAGAAGAGGCGACGCAGGGATGCGAAGGAGGGATTTGGGTTCTCCGGGGTGGCCACGAGGAGAGAACTTATCGACGACGAGAAGGTGGAGCAGGACGAGGAAGATGAAGCTCTCAAGTTGGGAGTGGAGAAGAATGGTGGCGAGACGGGAGGTGTGGATGGCTCGTACCTCAGTGAGACACG GTTTGATCAATGTGCTATTTCCCCTTTATCGATGAAAGCCGTCAAAGATGCTGGATATGAAAGGATGACTGAGGTGCAGGAGGCAACTCTGCCCATAATTCTTCAAG GCAAGGATGTTCTTGCAAAGGCAAAGACAGGAACTGGGAAAACAGTTGCCTTTTTG CTTCCAGCGATTGAGGTTCTCTCCACTCTACCTCATCAGCGGGGTCAGTTACGGCCACCTATAAATTTGCTGGTGATGTGCCCTACTAGGGAGCTTGCAAACCAAGTGGCTGTTGAGGCCAGGAAGCTTCTCAGGTATCATCGCACGTTGGGTGTGCAGGTTGTAATTGGTGGCACAAGATTAACTCAAGAGCAACGAAGCATGCAAGCTAACCCATGTCAG ATTCTTGTTGCTACACCAGGAAGGCTTAAGGATCATCTTGAGAACACACCTGGGTTTTCTACCAGGCTCAAGGGTGTGAAGGTTCTTGTTCTTGATGAAGCTGACCGCCTGTTGGATATGGGATTTAGAAGAGATATTGAGAAAATAATTGCTTCAATTCCTAGAGAACGGCAAACACTGTTATTTTCTGCTACTGTTCCAGAAGAG GTCCGCCAAATTTCTCATGTGGCAATGAAGAAAGATTATAGGTTCATTAACACTGTTAAAGAGGGTGATGAGGAGACACATGCACAG GTGAGCCAGATGTACATGGTTGCACCACTAGACTTGCATTTTTCTATCCTATATGATGTATTGAAGAAACATGTCGCAGAAGATGCAGACTACAAA GTTATTATATTCTGTACTACTGCAATGGTCACCAAACTTGTGGCTGAAGTTCTCTCCCAGCTGAAACTGAATATAAGAGAGATTCATTCCAGAAAGTCGCAGTCTGCAAGAACTAAGGTCTCAGACGAATTCAGGAAATCAAAAGGTTTGATACTGGTCAGTTCAGACGTATCTGCCCGGGGCGTTGACTATCCTGATGTCACTCTTGTAATACAG GTTGGAGTTCCTGCAGATAGAGAGCAGTACATACATAGACTAGGCCGGACCGGACGGAAAGGCAAGGAAGGGCAAGGACTCCTACTATTGGCACCTTGGGAAAAATATTTTCTTGGTGCTGTTAAGGATTTGTCAATAGCAGAGTCTGCTGTACCACCAGTTGATTCAAGTGTTGAGACAGAA GTCAGAAATGCGGTCAGAAAAGTAGAGATGAAGAGCAAAGAATGTGCCTATCAAGCATGGTTAGGGTACTACAACTCGAACAAGACCATTGGTCGAGATAAGTCCAGACTTGTTCACCTTGCAGAAGAGTTCAGCCAAAGCATGGGTCTTGCAGTTCCTCCAGCCATACCGAGAAACATTCTTCGCAAGATGGGCCTTAACAATGTCCCTGGGCTTCGTTCATCATAA
- the LOC103651489 gene encoding phosphoglucomutase, chloroplastic codes for MPTMHALRLCPLLSTIRSTPPRATAAARQGALFVARCSSAGTPSAAQALKISSIPTKPVEGQKTGTSGLRKKVKVFQQENYLANWIQALFNSLPPEDYVGATLVLGGDGRYFNKEAAQIIIKIAAGNGVQKIIVGRNGLLSTPAVSAVIRKRKANGGFIMSASHNPGGPDNDWGIKFNYSSGQPAPETITDQIYGNTLSISEIKTADIPDTDLSSVGVVSYGDFAIEVIDPVSDYLELMENVFDFQLIKDLLSRPDFRFIFDAMHAITGAYAGPIFVEKLGADPDCILNGVPLEDFGNGHPDPNLTYAKELVFTMFGTHAPDFGAASDGDGDRNMILGKRFFITPSDSVAIIAANAQTAIPYFQFGTKGLARSMPTSGALDRVAEKLNVPFFEVPTGWKFFGNLMDAGKLSICGEESFGTGSDHIREKDGIWAVLAWLSILAHRNKDKKVGERLVSVEDIAMEHWKTYGRNFFSRYDYEACESHSANQMMDHLRDVMANSKPGEKYGNYTLQFADDFSYTDPVDGSTVSKQGLRFVFTDGSRIIFRLSGTGSAGATIRLYIEQFESDISKHSLDAQTALKPLIDLALSVSKLKDFTGREKPTVIT; via the exons ATGCCTACAATGCACGCGCTTCGCCTATGCCCGCTGCTCTCCACCATCCGATCCACACCACCGCGGGCCACTGCCGCAGCCCGCCAGGGCGCGCTCTTCGTCGCCCGCTGCTCCTCCGCCGGGACGCCGTCAGCCGCCCAGGCGCTCAAG ATCAGTTCAATCCCGACCAAGCCAGTTGAGGGGCAGAAGACTGGGACTAGTGGCCTGAGGAAAAAG GTGAAAGTATTCCAGCAGGAGAACTACCTTGCTAATTGGATTCAG GCTCTATTCAATTCCTTGCCCCCTGAAGATTATGTGGGTGCAACCCTTGTACTTGGGGGTGATGGCCGGTACTTTAACAAGGAGGCTGCTCAG ATCATCATTAAGATTGCAGCTGGAAATGGAGTTCAGAAGATCATAGTTGGCAG GAATGGTCTACTGTCAACACCTGCTGTATCTGCTGTAATTCGTAAAAGAAAA GCCAATGGCGGCTTTATCATGAGTGCAAGCCATAATCCAGGTGGACCAGACAATGACTGGGGTATTAAG TTTAACTACAGCAGTGGACAGCCAGCACCGGAGACGATTACTGATCAAATTTATGGAAACACACTATCA ATTTCTGAAATAAAAACAGCAGACATTCCTGATACTGATTTGTCCTCTGTTGGAGTTGTAAGCTATGGTGATTTCGCCATAGAAGTGATAGATCCTGTTTCAGATTACCTTGAACTAATGGAG AATGTGTTTGACTTCCAACTTATCAAGGATTTGCTTTCTCGGCCTGATTTCAG GTTCATATTTGATGCAATGCATGCAATTACTGGTGCGTATGCCGGACCCATTTTTGTTGAGAAACTTGGAGCTGATCCG GACTGCATATTAAATGGGGTGCCTCTTGAAGATTTTGGAAATGGCCATCCAGATCCAAATCTAAC TTACGCTAAGGAGCTTGTTTTTACTATGTTTGGAACCCATGCACCTGACTTTGGTGCAGCAAGTGATG GTGATGGTGATCGGAACATGATTCTTGGGAAAAGGTTCTTTATTACCCCATCAGACTCTGTTGCAATAATTGCAGCCAATGCACAGACAGCAATTCCTTATTTCCAGTTTGGTACAAAA GGACTCGCGAGATCAATGCCAACCAGTGGTGCTCTTGATCGTGTTGCCGAGAAATTGAATGTTCCATTCTTTGAG GTTCCAACAGGCTGGAAATTTTTTGGCAACCTAATGGATGCAGGAAAATTGTCTATTTGTGGAGAGGAAAGTTTTGGGACTGGATCTGATCACATCAGAGAGAAGGATGGCATCTG GGCTGTTCTGGCTTGGCTTTCCATACTTGCACACCGGAACAAGGATAAGAAGGTCGGAGAGAGATTAGTGTCAGTTGAAGATATTGCTATGGAGCACTGGAAAACCTATGGCAGGAATTTCTTTTCTAGATACGATTATGAG GCGTGTGAATCACACAGTGCAAACCAGATGATGGATCACCTTAGAGATGTTATGGCAAATAGCAAGCCTGGAGAGAAATACG GAAATTACACCCTCCAATTTGCTGATGATTTCAGCTATACTGATCCT GTAGACGGTAGTACGGTATCAAAACAAGGACTTCGATTTGTTTTCACTGATGGATCTAGGATTATCTTCCGGCTTTCG GGAACCGGATCTGCTGGAGCTACTATCCGCCTCTACATAGAACAATTTGAATCTGATATCTCGAAGCATAGTCTCGATGCTCAAACAGCTTTGAAGCCTTTAATAG ACCTGGCTTTGTCTGTTTCGAAGCTCAAGGACTTCACAGGAAGAGAGAAACCTACTGTCATAAcatag